Sequence from the Erythrolamprus reginae isolate rEryReg1 chromosome 2, rEryReg1.hap1, whole genome shotgun sequence genome:
CCACTcacaagaaatatatatattactcGACTGATATATAGTGCTCATTTATATTATGGATATGCAGTTACTTTCAATGATGAAATACACTCATCATTTCCCATTTCCCCAAAGCAAGAAGTAACATTCTGTTCTAGCTTTTATATGCCCAGCAAAAGTAACTGCATAtgtacctttttaaaaaaccacacttCAAAATTGCTGGCTGGAAGACAAAGatgcacggatgccacaggtggcatgcgaaaCCGTATCtgtggcacgtgagctgttaccctagctcagctccagtgtgcatctgagtgccagccagctgattttcggatcaccaggaggctctgggagggcatttttggcttccagagcatCCCTGGgtgtggggagggcatttttccctccccgggctccagagaagtctctggagcctggagagggtgaaaagcAGGCCTACTGGGCTTACCAGCCCattgggaaatgggctatttcagGCCCCAAAAGAATCTCAGAGGGTCtctggcatagttccctctaagcttaaaaatcatcatcaactcagagtttttccaaacctgcccagaagccgagagggaaagagtgagagggaaggagagagagaggaagagaggaagagagagaaacaggaaggaaaagagaaagaaaaagaatgggagtaaggaagagagaaagaaaatcaaaatctagtttgaaactaaatcaactatttaagtggcattttgatattgatagagttgccctattatgagctcactgttatagacacacagtacagcattttattttgaaattctctgaggcaaaacagggtgggttttttatttgtttgtttgtttatttatttattatttatttatttatttattatttctgtgccgcccagtcccaaagggactgccactcagacactatacttttccgcccacccaccccccaaaaattagagggaacactggtctctGGGGGgtcgggggaggccattttcaccgtgcaaaggcattgagttatgggtgtgggcacttgcacatgcatgacAGCTCATGCACACATGTTtcgacacctgaggaaaaaaaggtttgccatcactgccatagcacATTGCCTCGGATGGCTTACATGTATAATAGAATGAATTTGCAAAAAGGGTGGGTGGGATTTTTCTAAATTTGGAAGAAACCTTTTAggaatttagtttagtttagtttagtttagtttagtttagtttagtttagtttagtttagtttagtttagtttagtaatttaatttaatttaatttaatttaatttaatttaatttaatttaatttaatttaatttaatttaatttaatttaatttaatttaatttaatttaatttaatttaatttaatttaatttaatttaatttaatttaatttaatttaatttaatttaatttaatttaatttaatttaatttaatttaatttaatttaatttaatttaatttattctacTTGTATGatgcccaatcctgtaggactcaggacGATTTACAACAATAcagaaacaatacaataataaaaagaagtcaaatattaacaaTAACTATAAAACCACATTATAAACCCATCTACTAAAATAACCCCCTGTAACAGCCCTAAATCCAAtctaacaacaacatacataccaattGAACATGATTCGTCTGTGCCTGATGTTAAGATTCACAGCCCCCAGACttgttggcaaagccaggtcttgaaaGCTTTTTGAAAGACCAGTAGAGTGGAAGCAGAGCAAATATTGGagcgtggggagttggttccatagagctggggcagctacAGAAAAGGCCTTTTCCCACGTTactgccaacctacattgcttagtcaacaacacctggaggaggccgattctgtgtgatctaataggtctctgggaggttagATGCTATGGTGCCAAGCCTGAAAGTTCCCTGGACGGTGCAAGGGGGAAATTACTTGTACAGCAGACCCATCCCTTGCCTATAGATTCACTAATGTGCAGTTTTGTGTGAAAGGATTTCTTAGATAATGTTTAGCTGTGGGTTCCTGAGGACACCCTGGAAAGGATCCTCACAGCTTGCCCAGGAAGCAAGACAAGAGGGAAGATCCTCCTCCAACCGCTGCCATATCCCACATGCGCGAAGGTTATAGAAGGCAAGGCTAGGAGTTCCCTTTCCTATAGAATCCTATAATGTCAATTCTTCATGCTGTCTCAGGGTAAATTGCTTGGGTCTCATTGATTCTCTCAGTTCTCCTCCGTTTCAGACATGTTGATATGTAAATTGTCACATTTCCCTCAAGCTGAGATACCAGTGAAAGGCCTCTTTTGTCCAAATTGTTCCAGGTTAACAGCAAGAACAGATTAAATAATAATGATCAACAAATAAGAGCTCTAGGCACCATCCTTATTCCTCGctcaaaatggatggatggaaataaaaatggatttatcaacaaaagggtttttaaaaaaatacactccTGCTGATATAAAAAATGACTTGTGGGCTGCCATGCAGCCTTCAAAATGAAGATGaggtctttttaatatttttgaagagAAGTTTAAATGGAAAATATTGGCTGTTAAATAATATTGAAGTGCAAGAACCACCAGAGAaccaccagcggtttgctactaGTTCGgacaaaccggtccaaactgggggaaaaaaccaccTCTGATCTTCTTACTCAGGCAACTTGACTGAACTGACTCTTTTGTCAGTTCTAAAGTGACCTACTTCATTCCACCCTAGCTAATGGAaatgattaatttaaaaatagttgaGTTTTGAgaatattaatagttgtgttggTATTTAAAGTCAATAGCCCCTATAATTAATCTAATAAACTGAAATTGCATATTACCATCAAATCAAGACACATTCCTACCTTTCACAACTATGAGGTTGATGTTTTTTCTCAAAATTCCATGTTTAAATCCAAGATGGCATTGGTACTGTCCAGCATCTTCAGAATGGACATTGGATATTTGTTGGATGGAGAAAGAACGATTGATGTTGCTTACATTATGCTCCTTCATGAGAATATTATTCTTAAGCCATTTCCAAGACTGGACTTTTGGAATCTCCGGATCTCTTTTGTCTTGCAAGTCAATGTTCAAAGGACAGGAAAGGCAGGTGTTGCTGTTGGTAGCGGCAAACTGGAACTCATCCGATGGATTGGAAAAACCTGATTTTATGTCCAGCCAAAATAGAAAGTAACATATGATCAGAATTGTGTGCATTGCTGCATTTTCACTGTCGAAAAAGACTATGGTCCTTTCCCCTCTACCGTAGTGAATTAAAGTGCTAACCTTGAGATGGCAGAAAACATTTGCTTCCCTCCGAGCTAATCCCTACTCTGTGGCTGATTCAGGTTACTGCTGAAAGGGATTTTCTTGTTTTGTGAATGTGACACTCACTGATGGAAAAGTCATCAAAATAAAGTACTGTACAGGggaattgtttaaaaaaatcaacccttttttggcggttttgatTTTAGTAGATTCCTCTAGTTTCAATATCTGCtgctttgtcatattttttgttatcattttagttttttccttgttgatttttagtccggcaatctctccaaatttatttatttcattaattagaataGGTGTAGAttctaaggggtcttgtacaatgaacaccatgtcatcagcaaatgcttggagtttatagtgttcacttttaatttttagtccttggatttccttgttgtgtcttattttatttagtagaacttctagtgcgaaaataaaaatcaggggggctaaggggcAACCCTGCTTCACTCCTTTTTTGatgtttattgtttctgtcatatcattgtttatcagtattttggctgtttgtattgagttttaatgagttctgtaaatttattaccaagttgcattgtgttgtgaagaattgccagtataaactatcaaaggctttctgtaagtctacgaataggaatgctactggtttatctatgtttttatcgtagtattctaaagagtccaaaataatccttgtatttgttgctatatttcttgctggaagaaagccattttggtctgtgtgTATTCTAACAGTAAGTattcttttaaatctttcagctatgattatgcatattccctttatttttctgtaccctgtttttaatgtatataaccaataaatatatttattattattaaaaaaaaaccaatcccTTCCCAGTTCAAGCTCCCTCGTTGTTTTTGGGATACCGCAAGCACCACTGAGAAGCATAACAATAATTATGCTTGGGCACACTGGAAAAAAGAGGTTCTGAGGTTTTTACTGCAACATTTTCACAAAAAACTATATCTGATAAAAACCACTATAGACAATGGGCTGTAGTAAACAGAGAACAATAGCATTCTCTCCTATGTTATATAAATGTGAGTTAACATAGGATGTAAATTCCAGGAAAACAAATCAGTGATGAAGTAACCTTATCTTGGAACAATGCAGTGATATTGGAAGCAGTTAGCAAAGCAAATTATGGTTGATGCTGAACTTTTTATGAGGAAAAACTTCAAGAGAACCCAAGTTTCAGGCTCTTTGAACCAAATTTAGTGACTTGGCTTACCTAACACTTTGACATTGTAAAAGAGGTTGATTTTATATTCAGAGATGCAACATTCCCATTTCCCATTATCCTGAACTGTAAGGTTTAATATCTGTAAGATATTCTTTCGTAGTTTCCATCGTGGCTCGTTCTCTGCTACTTCGGTCTTGTGGGGGTCAAACCATACAATTCCGGTTTCTTTGACAGGAGATAGTTGCATCTTTAGAGTGTCACCTTGCAGGAGGTATCCACTTTTAGATCCAGTAACTGTGAAAGAAAGAAGGCCCACTGGTAAATTTTCCTTCCCCTGCCTCTTCCCAGGgataatttatttctttaattactCATTCAATAGCAAGAagaagagatagacagagagaaaggCAGATTACATGATGCATCATTCACCTGTCCACACTTCAATATCATAAGTAGCCACCTGCTGTTGACCCACGTGGCAGGTATATTGTCCTGGTTTTGCTTTTGTCAGTTCTAGAGAAAAAGTCTCCTCTTTCAATTTGTACATTACAGACGTTGtacctttaaagaaaaaaaaggatggaATTAAACCTTAAATGCAAAGACTCATATCTCTTTTGATTGGCTGTAATGTGGAAGGGTTTGGCCAGTTTTACCTCTATATATGTGGCTGTTATATTTCTGTAGCAGAAGTTTTTCATTATATTTCCAGATCATTCGGAGATCGTTTCTGTCAGTTTTACAGTGAAGTAAGACAGACTTGTCAGCAGCAACATCTATCCTTTCACCTGTGGAAAAAGTTGCCCCTAGAAGAACTAGAACATAAAAAATAATGGAAGAATAAAGAAAATTaacaatgagaaacaaatgagatttCATCAACAGTGAATCACTGTACTCAATCAATATATTggccttttattttatgtaattcATTACATTTTAACGTAACTATTTACATTTTAAGTGTGTGCTGATTTGCTCTGGAGTTTTCAGAAAGTCTGTAATTCACACACACAAAGATTGTCACTGTACAAGGCA
This genomic interval carries:
- the CD4 gene encoding T-cell surface glycoprotein CD4, whose translation is MLKLWNKGLKFKACRIQPVAYLNPTHGNGLKISKDKSVGPLLAKMDNVRPPHGPFLASRVLLEAKESENGPCGGFRRPPHSLFLASRVLLEAMEVLLGATFSTGERIDVAADKSVLLHCKTDRNDLRMIWKYNEKLLLQKYNSHIYRGTTSVMYKLKEETFSLELTKAKPGQYTCHVGQQQVATYDIEVWTVTGSKSGYLLQGDTLKMQLSPVKETGIVWFDPHKTEVAENEPRWKLRKNILQILNLTVQDNGKWECCISEYKINLFYNVKVLGFSNPSDEFQFAATNSNTCLSCPLNIDLQDKRDPEIPKVQSWKWLKNNILMKEHNVSNINRSFSIQQISNVHSEDAGQYQCHLGFKHGILRKNINLIVVKVSAIPPALRSKEDNVTLCGHISPSAPPLIELCWVYVNDSTSEPKCGSPISENKFCHVATTEGLWRCDFKVNNNVKISIDYILGKFSNETLDSSFSLIKTASGIGAMLLLLILIGVCVPTCKRIKQKQQQAKRMAQIKQHLLAKKTCQCQRDLPNDYYHT